One stretch of Rhinolophus ferrumequinum isolate MPI-CBG mRhiFer1 chromosome 3, mRhiFer1_v1.p, whole genome shotgun sequence DNA includes these proteins:
- the TMEM63B gene encoding CSC1-like protein 2 isoform X4 → MLPFMLATLGTTALNNTNPKDYCYSARIRSTVLQGLPFGGVPTVLALDFMCFLALLFLFSILRKVAWDYGRLALVTDADRLRRQERDRVEQEYVASALHGDSHDRYERLTSVSSSVDFDQRDNGFCSWLTAIFRIKDDEIRDKCGADAVHYLSFQRHIIGLLVVVGVLSVGIVLPVNFSGDLLENNAYSFGRTTIANLKSGNNLLWLHTSFAFLYLLLTVYSMRRHTSKMRYKEDDLVKRTLFINGISKYAESEKIKKHFEEAYPNCTVLEARPCYNVARLMFLDAERKKAERGKLYFTNLQSKENVPTMINPKPCGHLCCCVVRGCEQVEAIEYYTKLEQKLKEDYKREKEKVNEKPLGMAFVTFHNETITAIILKDFNVCKCQGCTCRGEPRSSSCSESLHISNWTVSYAPDPQNIYWEHLSIRGFIWWLRCLVINVVLFILLFFLTTPAIIITTMDKFNVTKPVEYLNNPIITQFFPTLLLWCFSALLPTIVYYSAFFEAHWTRSGENRTTMHKCYTFLIFMVLLLPSLGLSSLDLFFRWLFDKKFLAEAAIRFECVFLPDNGAFFVNYVIASAFIGNAMDLLRIPGLLMYMIRLCLARSAAERRNVKRHQAYEFQFGAAYAWMMCVFTVVMTYSITCPIIVPFGLMYMLLKHLVDRYNLYYAYLPAKLDKKIHSGAVNQVVAAPILCLFWLLFFSTMRTGFLAPTSMFTFVVLVITIVICLCHVCFGHFKYLSAHNYKIEHTETDAVDPRSNGRPPTAATVPKSAKYIAQVLQDSEGDGDADGVPGSSADEPPSSSSQDEELLMPPDGLTDTDFQSCEDSLIENEIHQ, encoded by the exons ATGCTGCCCTTCATGCTGGCCACACTGGGCACCACGGCCCTCAACAACACCAACCCCAAGGACTACTGCTACAGTGCCCGCATCCGCAGCACCGTCCTGCAGGGCCTGCCCTTTGGAGGCGTCCCTACCGTGCTGGCTCTCGACTTCATGTGCTTCCTT GCATTGCTGTTCTTATTCTCCATCCTCCGGAAGGTGGCCTGGGACTACGGGCGGCTGGCTTTGGTGACAGATGCAGACAG GCTTCGGCGGCAGGAAAGGGACCGAGTGGAACAGGAATA tgtggCCTCAGCTCTGCACGGGGACAGTCATGACCGGTATGAGCGTCTCACGTCTGTCTCCAGCTCCGTGGACTTTGACCAAAGAGACAAT GGTTTCTGTTCCTGGCTGACAGCCATCTTCAGGATAAA GGATGACGAGATCCGGGACAAGTGTGGGGCCGACGCTGTGCACTACCTGTCCTTCCAGCGGCACATCATCGGGCTGCTGGTCGTCGTGGGCGTCCTCTCCGTAGGCATTGTGCTGCCTGTCAACTTCTCAGGGGACCTGCTGG AGAACAATGCCTACAGCTTCGGGAGAACCACCATTGCCAACTTGAAATCAGG GAACAACCTGCTATGGCTGCACACCTCCTTTGCCTTCCTGTACCTGCTGCTCACCGTCTACAGCATGCGTAGACACACCTCCAAGATGCGTTACAAGGAAGACGACCTG GTGAAGCGGACTCTCTTCATCAACGGAATCTCCAAATATGCAGAGTCAGAAAAGATCAAGAAGCATTTTGA GGAGGCCTACCCCAACTGCACGGTTCTAGAAGCCCGCCCATGTTACAACGTGGCTCGTCTTATGTTCCTCGATGCAGAGAG AAAGAAGGCCGAGCGGGGAAAGCTGTACTTCACAAACCTCCAGAGCAAGGAGAATGTCCCCACCATGATCAACCCCAAGCCCTGCGGCCACCTCTGCTGCTGCGTGGTTCGCGGCTGTGAGCAG GTGGAGGCCATCGAGTACTACACAAAGCTGGAACAGAAGCTGAAGGAGGACTACAAGCgggagaaggagaaggtgaaCGAGAAGCCTCTCGGCATGGCCTTTGTCACCTTCCACAACGAGACCATCACCGCCAT CATCCTGAAGGACTTCAATGTGTGTAAGTGCCAGGGCTGCACCTGCCGTGGGGAACCGCGCTCCTCATCCTGCAGCGAGTCCCTGCACATCTCCAACTGGACCGTGTCCTATGCCCCTGACCCCCAAAACATCTACTG GGAGCACCTGTCCATCCGCGGCTTCATCTGGTGGCTGCGCTGCCTGGTCATCAATGTCGtcctcttcatcctcctcttcttcctcaccaCCCCggccatcatcatcaccaccatggACAAGTTCAACGTCACCAAGCCTGTGGAGTACCTCAAC AACCCCATCATCACCCAGTTCTTCCCCACCCTGCTGCTGTGGTGCTTCTCAGCCCTGCTCCCCACCATCGTCTACTACTCTGCCTTCTTTGAAGCCCACTGGACACG CTCCGGAGAGAACAGGACCACCATGCACAAGTGCTACACCTTCCTCATCTTCATGGTGCTGCTCCTGCCCTCGCTGGGACTGAGCAG TCTGGACCTCTTCTTCCGCTGGCTCTTTGACAAGAAATTCTTGGCTGAGGCAGCTATTCGGTTTGA GTGCGTGTTCCTGCCGGACAACGGCGCCTTCTTCGTGAACTACGTCATTGCTTCAGCCTTTATCGGCAACGCCATGGACCTGCTGCGCATCCCGGGTCTGCTCATGTACATGATCCGGCTCTGCCTGGCGCGCTCAGCCGCGGAGAGGCGCAACGTGAAGCGG CATCAGGCCTACGAGTTCCAGTTTGGCGCAGCCTACGCCTGGATGATGTGCGTCTTCACGGTGGTCATGACCTACAGTATCACCTGCCCCATCATCGTGCCCTTCG GGCTCATGTACATGCTGCTGAAGCACCTGGTAGACAGGTACAATCTCTACTACGCCTACCTGCCGGCCAAGCTGGACAAGAAGATTCACTCGGGGGCTGTGAACCAGGTGGTGGCCGCACCCATCCTCTGCCTCTTCTGGCTGCTTTTCTTCTCCACCATGCGCACGG gGTTCCTCGCCCCCACGTCCATGTTCACGTTCGTCGTCCTGGTTATCACCATCGTCATCTGTCTCTGCCACGTCTGCTTCGGACACTTCAAATACCTCAGTGCCCACAACTACAAG ATTGAGCACACAGAGACAGATGCTGTGGACCCCAGAAGCAATGGACGGCCCCCCACTGCTGCCACTGTCCCCAAATCTGCG AAATACATCGCTCAGGTGCTGCAGGACTCAGAGGGGGACGGGGATGCGGATGGGGTTCCTGGGAGCTCGGCGGACGAGCCCCCATCGTCCTCATCTCAAGATGAGGAACTGCTGATGCCGCCTGATGGCCTCACGGACACAGACTTCCAGTCTTGCGAGGACAGCCTCATAGAGAATGAGATTCACCAGtaa